Proteins co-encoded in one Thermomicrobiales bacterium genomic window:
- the sufD gene encoding Fe-S cluster assembly protein SufD: MATSIQGATKGFSREAVEELSHRRGEPDWLRQKRVEAWEAFEQIPMPKRTDEEWRRTDIRLLPLDEVAPFAEQVDRLSSRADLPAAVAAEVAAAGEVSGVVVQRDSSTIYFEVDPALAEQGVVFADLETAVREHPELLQRYFMSDEAVAVTDNKFAALHGAFWTNGVVLYVPSDVEIELPFRVFSTQETAGIATFNHVLIVAEKNADVTLVDFYDSETLDEESIADSVIELHAAEGAQVRYIQVQDWGRHVWNFSTQKGAIHQDAAVRSLNVSLGSRLSKTLIASNLLAAGSSAEMLGLYFADDTQHFDNQTRQNHITPYASSDLLFKGAIKDRSRSVYSGVIKVWPKAHGTDAYQANRNLILSPTARADSIPNLEIGANDVRCTHGATIAQIEEEYVFYLMSRGISRTEAEKLIVDGFFDEVIERVPVESVQKTVRTAIDRKIGYAI; encoded by the coding sequence ATGGCTACGAGTATTCAAGGCGCGACGAAGGGATTCTCGCGCGAGGCGGTCGAGGAGCTCTCGCACCGCAGGGGTGAGCCCGACTGGCTACGCCAGAAGCGTGTCGAGGCGTGGGAAGCGTTCGAGCAGATTCCCATGCCGAAGCGCACCGACGAAGAGTGGCGGCGGACCGATATCCGGCTGCTCCCGCTCGATGAGGTTGCGCCGTTTGCCGAGCAGGTCGATCGGCTGTCGAGCCGGGCGGATCTGCCTGCCGCGGTCGCCGCGGAGGTTGCGGCCGCTGGCGAAGTCTCCGGCGTTGTCGTTCAGCGCGACTCTTCCACGATCTACTTCGAGGTGGATCCGGCGCTGGCCGAGCAGGGTGTCGTCTTCGCTGACCTGGAGACGGCCGTCCGTGAGCACCCGGAGCTGCTCCAGCGCTATTTCATGAGCGATGAGGCCGTCGCAGTCACTGATAACAAGTTTGCCGCGCTTCACGGGGCATTCTGGACGAACGGCGTCGTTCTCTATGTTCCGAGCGATGTCGAGATTGAGTTGCCGTTCCGAGTCTTCTCTACCCAGGAGACTGCCGGGATCGCGACCTTCAATCACGTGCTGATCGTCGCCGAGAAGAATGCTGACGTTACCCTGGTGGATTTCTATGACTCGGAAACGCTCGACGAGGAGTCGATCGCGGATAGTGTCATCGAGCTTCATGCCGCCGAGGGCGCTCAGGTACGCTACATTCAGGTTCAGGACTGGGGCCGGCATGTCTGGAACTTCTCTACCCAGAAGGGCGCTATCCACCAGGACGCGGCCGTCCGCTCGCTGAACGTTTCGTTGGGCTCGCGCCTGTCGAAAACGCTGATTGCCTCGAACCTGCTGGCGGCCGGCTCGTCGGCTGAGATGCTGGGCCTCTACTTCGCCGATGACACCCAGCACTTCGACAACCAGACGCGCCAGAACCACATCACGCCGTACGCGTCGAGTGACCTGCTGTTCAAGGGCGCGATCAAGGATCGCTCGCGGTCGGTCTACTCGGGCGTCATCAAGGTCTGGCCAAAGGCCCACGGCACCGACGCCTACCAGGCGAACCGCAACCTGATCCTTTCGCCGACGGCGCGGGCCGACTCAATCCCGAACCTGGAGATCGGCGCAAACGACGTGCGTTGCACGCACGGCGCGACGATCGCCCAGATCGAGGAAGAGTACGTGTTCTATCTGATGAGCCGCGGGATCTCTCGCACGGAGGCGGAGAAGCTGATCGTCGATGGCTTCTTCGACGAAGTGATCGAGCGTGTGCCGGTCGAATCCGTCCAGAAGACGGTTCGCACCGCGATCGACCGCAAGATCGGGTACGCGATCTAG
- a CDS encoding cysteine desulfurase: MSAIPSTASTSFDAVALRQQFPILRDPSLVYLDSAASSQKPEAVLQAMEQYYRHDYANVHRGVYALAERSTEAYDEARRRVASFFGVGSIAEIVFVRNTTEAINLVARTWGAANLRPGDIIVLSEMEHHSNLVPWQLVAAQTGAMLEFMSFDDDGLLRLEDLDRFLATGRVRLVSVCHVSNMLGTVNPIEEIIARAHNHGALVMLDGAQAAPHVAVNLAALGVDFYAASGHKMCGPMGSGLLYGRRELLEAMPPFLGGGDMIRVVGLRESTWADLPAKFEAGTPSVADAVGFGAACDYLAGLGMANVATHEHDLIEYAWGQLLELPELTAWGPPPERRSGAISFSMGGIHPHDIASILDEGGVCIRAGHHCTQPLHAHLGLDATARASFYVYNTRDDVDRLIDGLRRVRSIFGN; this comes from the coding sequence GTGAGCGCAATACCCTCGACCGCGTCGACATCGTTCGATGCCGTCGCGCTCCGTCAGCAGTTCCCTATCCTCCGTGACCCGAGCCTGGTCTATCTCGACAGCGCCGCGTCGTCGCAGAAGCCCGAGGCGGTATTGCAGGCCATGGAGCAGTACTACCGCCACGACTACGCCAACGTCCATCGCGGTGTCTATGCGCTTGCCGAGCGATCGACTGAGGCATATGACGAAGCGCGCCGCCGAGTGGCCAGCTTCTTTGGCGTAGGCTCGATCGCCGAGATCGTATTCGTCCGCAACACGACCGAGGCGATCAATCTGGTTGCCCGAACCTGGGGTGCGGCCAATCTCAGGCCCGGAGACATCATCGTCCTGAGCGAGATGGAGCATCACTCGAACCTCGTGCCCTGGCAATTGGTCGCTGCCCAGACCGGCGCGATGCTGGAGTTCATGAGCTTTGATGACGACGGGCTGTTGCGACTCGAAGATCTCGACCGCTTCCTCGCGACCGGGCGCGTGCGTCTCGTGTCGGTCTGCCACGTGTCCAACATGCTTGGCACCGTCAACCCGATCGAGGAGATCATCGCCCGGGCGCATAACCATGGCGCGCTCGTGATGCTGGATGGCGCGCAGGCCGCGCCGCACGTCGCGGTGAATCTCGCTGCGCTCGGCGTCGACTTCTATGCCGCGTCGGGCCACAAGATGTGTGGGCCGATGGGGTCGGGCCTGCTGTACGGTCGGCGTGAGCTGCTGGAGGCGATGCCGCCATTCCTTGGCGGTGGCGACATGATCCGGGTTGTCGGGCTGCGTGAGTCGACCTGGGCCGATCTGCCGGCCAAGTTCGAGGCCGGAACGCCGAGCGTCGCTGACGCCGTCGGCTTCGGCGCCGCCTGTGACTATCTTGCCGGGTTGGGCATGGCCAATGTGGCGACCCACGAGCATGACCTGATTGAGTACGCATGGGGGCAGCTGCTCGAGCTGCCAGAGCTCACCGCATGGGGGCCACCGCCGGAGCGCCGCTCCGGTGCGATCAGCTTTTCGATGGGCGGCATCCACCCACACGATATCGCGTCGATCCTCGATGAGGGTGGCGTCTGCATCCGGGCCGGCCATCACTGCACCCAGCCGCTCCATGCCCATCTCGGACTGGACGCGACCGCTCGGGCCAGCTTCTACGTGTATAACACCAGAGACGACGTGGACCGCCTGATCGACGGCCTGCGCCGGGTGCGATCGATCTTCGGTAATTAG
- a CDS encoding SUF system NifU family Fe-S cluster assembly protein has product MSDLYREYILDHYRNPRNHGTLDPNDATYEDTNPLCGDRIRIDLRLDGDRIVDIKFSGRGCAISQAATSMLTEMVEGKTIDEVKAISKDDLLEEIGIPLSPARIKCALLGLKVLKASAYGFHGWPGDE; this is encoded by the coding sequence ATGTCGGATCTCTATCGTGAGTACATCCTCGATCACTACCGCAATCCGCGCAACCACGGGACGCTCGATCCGAACGATGCGACCTATGAGGACACGAATCCACTGTGCGGCGATCGTATTCGAATTGACCTGCGTCTCGACGGCGACCGGATCGTCGATATCAAGTTCAGCGGTCGTGGCTGCGCAATCAGCCAGGCAGCGACATCGATGCTGACCGAGATGGTCGAGGGCAAGACGATCGACGAGGTCAAGGCGATCTCCAAGGACGATCTCCTTGAGGAGATCGGAATTCCACTGAGCCCAGCGCGCATCAAGTGTGCGCTGCTCGGGCTCAAGGTGCTCAAGGCGAGCGCTTACGGCTTCCACGGCTGGCCGGGCGACGAGTAG
- a CDS encoding non-heme iron oxygenase ferredoxin subunit: protein MVQFVCVGRVGDLGPGEMKAVRAGRHFVGIANVEGGWYAFDDTCTHEEASLTEGELYDFIVECPLHGATFDVRTGSVESFPATIPLPTYDIRIVDGEIHVATEPRERL, encoded by the coding sequence GTGGTTCAGTTCGTCTGCGTCGGCCGGGTCGGAGACCTTGGGCCGGGTGAGATGAAGGCGGTCAGAGCAGGCCGCCATTTCGTCGGCATTGCCAATGTAGAGGGCGGCTGGTACGCCTTCGATGACACCTGCACCCACGAGGAGGCGTCGCTGACCGAGGGAGAGCTCTACGATTTCATCGTCGAATGCCCACTCCACGGCGCGACCTTCGATGTCCGCACCGGGTCGGTTGAGTCCTTCCCGGCCACGATCCCCCTGCCGACCTACGATATTCGCATCGTGGACGGCGAGATTCATGTAGCAACCGAACCGCGCGAGCGGCTCTGA
- a CDS encoding metal-sulfur cluster assembly factor, whose product MTQLSDDLIFEALKQVYDPEIGVNIVDLGLVYGVEIKDDNDVEVTMTLTSMGCPLGPVIIQDIQQTVAKLDDSRSTFVRIVWSPPWSPAMMTEDARDELGIW is encoded by the coding sequence ATGACGCAGCTGAGCGACGACCTGATCTTCGAGGCGCTCAAGCAAGTCTATGACCCTGAGATCGGCGTCAACATCGTCGATCTTGGGCTGGTTTACGGGGTCGAAATCAAGGACGACAACGATGTCGAAGTGACAATGACGCTGACGTCGATGGGCTGTCCGCTTGGCCCCGTCATCATCCAGGATATTCAGCAGACGGTGGCGAAGCTCGATGACAGCAGGAGCACGTTCGTCCGGATTGTCTGGTCGCCGCCCTGGTCGCCGGCCATGATGACCGAGGACGCCCGCGACGAGCTCGGCATCTGGTAG
- a CDS encoding polysaccharide deacetylase family protein, which produces MRFVILVATILAVAACSGPASREASPSAAAWPTSTAAPTVTPIATASATATRAPTAMPSPTPEPTAAPAPTATIPPPPTATLGPTATIPPPPPAADVITIRRADTTEKIVALTFDAGSDRGYAEEILDTLKANGIHATFGMTGVWAEQNPDLVRRMADEGHQLINHTWDHASWTGNSTGEPPLTSAERASQLTRAADAVEQAAGYDMRPYFRPPYGDYDDSVPADLLANGYSVNVLWTVDSLGWKGLSASEIVRRVVDGTVPGAIHLFHVGAASADAEALPEIISELRGEGYRFVTIQQMVGR; this is translated from the coding sequence GTGCGTTTCGTGATCCTCGTGGCGACGATCCTGGCCGTTGCCGCCTGCTCCGGCCCCGCCAGTCGTGAGGCCAGCCCTTCGGCAGCAGCCTGGCCGACTTCGACAGCCGCGCCGACAGTAACGCCGATCGCGACTGCCTCAGCGACCGCGACGCGTGCCCCGACTGCTATGCCTTCGCCGACGCCCGAGCCGACCGCAGCGCCGGCCCCGACCGCCACGATCCCACCACCCCCGACCGCGACCCTGGGGCCGACGGCAACAATCCCGCCCCCACCACCGGCAGCCGACGTGATCACAATCCGCCGAGCTGATACGACCGAGAAAATCGTCGCCTTGACCTTCGACGCCGGATCTGATCGCGGCTACGCCGAGGAGATTCTCGACACACTGAAGGCGAACGGAATCCACGCAACATTCGGGATGACTGGTGTCTGGGCGGAGCAGAACCCCGACCTCGTCCGTCGGATGGCAGACGAAGGACACCAGCTGATCAACCACACCTGGGATCACGCCTCGTGGACCGGCAACTCGACCGGGGAGCCGCCACTGACAAGCGCCGAACGAGCGAGCCAGCTGACCCGGGCGGCCGACGCCGTCGAGCAAGCTGCGGGCTACGACATGCGCCCATACTTTCGCCCTCCATATGGCGACTATGATGATTCGGTCCCGGCAGACCTGCTGGCAAATGGCTACAGCGTCAACGTGTTGTGGACGGTCGACTCTCTGGGATGGAAGGGCCTGAGCGCCTCGGAGATCGTTCGCCGGGTGGTCGACGGAACCGTTCCCGGCGCAATCCACCTGTTCCACGTTGGCGCTGCCTCGGCGGATGCAGAGGCGTTGCCCGAGATCATCTCCGAGCTGCGTGGAGAGGGATATCGATTCGTCACGATACAGCAGATGGTCGGGCGCTAG
- a CDS encoding S9 family peptidase yields the protein MTRRPIEIDDLYSIRLVADPNISPDGRRVVWVVTEVDRDCDGYKSNIWGADLDGDRTAYRLTTGNGKDTSPRWSPDGTMFAFLSDRSGRNQIHVMHTDGGESWQATDGPNGASDLAWSPDSTSLAYVAKVELAEEPASDVRVITSMLYRMDGEGFFDGKNRQVHLVSAHGGAARMVTDGDWDSIQPAFSADGKWLAVVSNRSEDRKENRLSDIWAIELATGRAERLTAGDGNYSTPAWSPAGDVVTWVGHPITEKYGPVTLDDLFIYDRGADELRGLLSSHDREPGNSAIADARYGLPNPTPVWAVDGSAVYTMLSDAGSVHLYRCAVDGPAAPLLDGAQDIQSFTISNDGTVAFAASTMAIPTEVFVRRPDGTVEQITDINRAMLAGVELGEIREVRFESDPGVEVHGWLLTPPGFNPAVRYPAIVEVHGGPHGMYGVGFFHELHVLAARGYVVLYTNPRGSTGYGQEFVAAALGDWGGADYRDVMAGADYLASLDFVDSNRLGITGGSYGGYMTNWVVGQTDRFRAAVTQRSTANRISTYGTSDMNMTYNDWEFAGTPYDNPAHYIDRSPLTWVKNVNTPLLIVHSENDLRCPIGQAEELFTALRKLGKTTEFVRFPNESHGLSRAGKPAHRVERLERICGWFDRYL from the coding sequence ATGACCCGACGTCCGATTGAGATCGACGACCTGTATAGCATCCGTCTCGTCGCCGACCCGAATATCTCCCCGGATGGCCGGCGGGTGGTCTGGGTCGTGACCGAGGTCGATCGCGACTGCGACGGATACAAGTCCAACATCTGGGGCGCGGATCTGGATGGCGATCGCACAGCCTACCGTCTGACGACGGGGAACGGTAAGGACACCAGCCCGCGCTGGTCACCAGACGGGACGATGTTCGCGTTCCTGTCCGATCGCAGCGGCCGCAACCAGATTCACGTCATGCACACCGACGGTGGCGAGTCGTGGCAGGCGACGGATGGTCCCAACGGCGCTTCGGATCTGGCCTGGTCCCCCGATTCGACCTCCCTTGCCTACGTCGCCAAGGTCGAGCTGGCGGAGGAGCCGGCCAGCGATGTGCGGGTCATCACCTCGATGCTCTACCGAATGGACGGCGAGGGATTCTTCGACGGCAAGAACCGCCAGGTTCATCTCGTCTCCGCCCACGGCGGCGCGGCCCGCATGGTGACCGATGGGGACTGGGACTCGATTCAGCCGGCCTTTTCAGCCGATGGAAAGTGGCTGGCGGTTGTGTCGAATCGCAGTGAGGATCGCAAGGAAAACCGGCTGTCCGACATCTGGGCGATCGAGCTGGCCACCGGCCGCGCCGAGCGACTGACCGCGGGGGATGGCAACTACTCGACTCCAGCATGGTCGCCGGCCGGCGATGTCGTTACCTGGGTTGGCCACCCGATCACCGAGAAGTACGGGCCGGTCACGCTTGATGACCTGTTTATCTACGACCGTGGAGCGGATGAGTTACGTGGATTGCTGTCGTCCCACGATCGCGAACCGGGCAATTCGGCCATCGCCGATGCTCGTTATGGCTTGCCGAACCCGACTCCTGTCTGGGCCGTCGATGGCTCAGCCGTCTACACAATGTTGAGTGACGCCGGCAGCGTCCATCTATATCGGTGCGCGGTGGATGGCCCGGCCGCGCCGCTGCTTGATGGCGCCCAGGATATTCAGTCGTTCACGATCTCGAACGATGGCACGGTTGCCTTTGCCGCCAGCACGATGGCAATACCGACCGAGGTGTTCGTCCGTCGGCCCGATGGGACGGTCGAGCAGATCACCGATATCAACCGGGCGATGCTGGCCGGCGTCGAGCTCGGCGAAATCCGCGAGGTCCGCTTCGAGAGCGATCCGGGCGTCGAGGTTCATGGCTGGTTGCTGACCCCGCCGGGGTTCAACCCCGCCGTTCGTTACCCGGCAATCGTCGAGGTCCATGGTGGCCCGCACGGCATGTATGGTGTCGGCTTCTTCCACGAGTTGCACGTGCTCGCGGCGCGCGGTTATGTTGTCCTGTACACCAATCCACGTGGCTCGACTGGCTACGGGCAGGAGTTCGTCGCCGCTGCTCTGGGCGACTGGGGCGGAGCCGACTACCGGGATGTGATGGCCGGCGCGGACTATCTCGCCAGCCTTGACTTCGTCGATTCGAATCGGCTGGGTATCACCGGTGGCTCGTACGGCGGCTACATGACCAACTGGGTTGTCGGGCAGACCGACAGGTTCCGCGCCGCCGTGACCCAGCGCTCCACTGCGAACCGGATCTCGACATACGGCACCAGCGATATGAATATGACGTACAACGACTGGGAATTTGCCGGCACACCGTACGACAATCCGGCGCACTACATCGACCGTTCGCCGCTCACCTGGGTGAAGAACGTGAATACACCGCTGTTGATTGTTCACTCCGAGAACGATCTTCGCTGCCCGATCGGCCAGGCCGAAGAGCTGTTCACCGCGTTGCGGAAACTGGGTAAGACAACTGAATTCGTCCGTTTTCCGAACGAGAGTCACGGGCTGTCCCGCGCAGGCAAGCCTGCGCATCGCGTGGAACGACTGGAGCGTATCTGCGGCTGGTTCGACCGGTACCTGTAA
- a CDS encoding class II fructose-bisphosphate aldolase has translation MRAYESRSDLLDAFRPYGEVHKDGVHVSDAHGLRGEFVDNLAYTSALGADVMKLAARHLIWELAQILGCPPASIHDYYIAGGRNVWHNQTTPAINVRAMAYDTARSIARAANKLDVGQVIFEIARSEMGYTEQRPAEYTASILAAAIREGFQGPVFIQGDHFQINAKGYKADAEKEVQGVRDLIDEALAAGFLNIDVDTSTIVDLSFPTEDEQQAENARRTAELTAYIRQHEPENVTVSVGGEIGEVGTENSTPAELEAFMRQFQRELAAMDGGKLTGISKISVQTGTSHGGIVLPDGTIAKVKVDFETLGQLSTLSREKYGIAGAVQHGASTLPETAFGHFAQANACEVHLATGFQNIMYDSSAFPSDLLAEMYAYLDENHPGDRKPDMTDAQFYYTARKRAIGPFKKQLWDLDDATKGEICGELQERFELIFNSLNVVNTSSMVRDLTPIQKLPFRAGDEISDVLVEGE, from the coding sequence ATGCGCGCATACGAATCCAGAAGCGATTTGCTGGATGCCTTTCGCCCATACGGCGAAGTGCACAAGGACGGCGTCCACGTCTCTGATGCCCATGGTCTGCGTGGTGAGTTTGTCGATAATCTGGCCTATACATCGGCGCTAGGCGCCGATGTAATGAAGCTGGCAGCCCGGCACCTCATCTGGGAGCTTGCCCAGATCCTTGGCTGCCCTCCGGCCTCGATTCACGACTACTACATCGCCGGCGGCCGCAACGTCTGGCACAACCAGACGACCCCCGCGATCAATGTCCGCGCCATGGCCTACGATACTGCGCGCTCGATCGCTCGCGCGGCAAACAAGCTCGATGTGGGGCAGGTAATTTTCGAAATCGCACGCTCCGAGATGGGCTACACCGAGCAGCGGCCGGCCGAGTACACCGCGTCGATCCTTGCGGCCGCCATTCGCGAGGGCTTCCAGGGGCCAGTCTTCATCCAGGGCGACCACTTCCAGATCAATGCCAAGGGGTACAAGGCAGACGCTGAAAAGGAGGTTCAGGGGGTTCGCGATCTGATCGACGAGGCGCTCGCGGCCGGATTCCTGAACATCGACGTCGACACATCGACCATCGTCGACCTCTCCTTTCCGACCGAAGATGAGCAGCAGGCTGAGAACGCCCGCCGCACCGCCGAGCTGACCGCCTATATCCGCCAGCACGAGCCGGAGAATGTCACCGTTTCGGTCGGCGGTGAGATCGGCGAGGTGGGGACCGAGAACTCGACCCCCGCTGAGCTGGAGGCGTTCATGCGCCAGTTCCAGCGCGAGTTGGCCGCGATGGATGGCGGCAAGCTGACCGGCATCTCGAAGATCAGCGTCCAGACTGGCACCAGCCACGGCGGCATTGTGTTGCCGGATGGCACGATCGCCAAGGTAAAGGTCGACTTCGAGACCCTCGGCCAGCTCTCGACGCTATCTCGCGAGAAATACGGGATCGCTGGCGCGGTCCAGCATGGCGCTTCGACGCTCCCGGAGACCGCGTTCGGTCACTTTGCTCAAGCCAACGCCTGCGAAGTCCACCTGGCGACCGGCTTCCAGAACATCATGTATGACAGCAGTGCGTTCCCGTCCGATCTGCTCGCAGAGATGTATGCCTACCTCGACGAGAATCATCCGGGCGATCGCAAGCCGGACATGACCGACGCCCAGTTCTATTACACGGCGCGCAAGCGGGCCATCGGTCCGTTCAAGAAGCAGCTCTGGGACCTTGACGACGCGACAAAGGGCGAGATCTGCGGAGAGCTGCAGGAGCGGTTTGAGCTCATCTTCAACAGCCTGAATGTCGTCAATACCTCATCCATGGTCCGCGACTTGACCCCGATTCAGAAGTTGCCGTTCCGCGCCGGTGATGAGATCAGCGACGTGCTGGTCGAGGGCGAGTAG
- a CDS encoding P1 family peptidase, translating to MQSEDTRPRSRDIGLRIGTLPTGKQNAITDVAGVMVGQTTLIAGDGPLIPGHGPVRTGVTVILPHAGNLYRDKVPAAIHIINGFGKCMGQEQVDELGTLESPIALTGTMNVGLVTDAIVAWSIRENPDVGIDASTVNPVVGECSDAWLNDMQGRHVREEHVLAAIASASAGPVAEGTVGAGVGMTAFGYKGGIGTSSRVMPAHLGGWTVGVLVLANFGRRGQLVIDGVPIGRILAAEDDVPERGSIMMIVATDAPLLDRGLRRLARRAGIGLARTGSIAGNGSGDYVIAFSASPSVRIPYEPLTPTIQVELMIDTDKPIDALFQATVEATEEAIVNALFRATTVVGRDGNTREALPIERVTELLRAAGRLDNGR from the coding sequence ATGCAGTCAGAGGATACACGCCCTCGCTCGCGGGACATCGGGTTACGGATTGGCACGCTGCCGACCGGGAAGCAGAACGCGATCACCGACGTCGCAGGTGTCATGGTCGGACAGACGACGCTGATTGCTGGCGACGGCCCGCTGATCCCTGGCCACGGACCGGTTCGCACTGGCGTCACCGTCATCCTGCCGCATGCCGGCAACCTGTATCGCGACAAAGTTCCAGCGGCCATTCACATCATCAACGGCTTCGGCAAGTGCATGGGCCAGGAGCAGGTCGACGAGCTGGGAACGCTGGAAAGTCCGATCGCGCTGACTGGCACGATGAATGTCGGCCTCGTCACCGATGCAATCGTCGCCTGGAGCATCCGAGAGAATCCCGACGTCGGGATCGACGCCTCGACGGTCAATCCGGTCGTCGGCGAATGCTCGGATGCATGGCTCAACGACATGCAGGGCCGGCATGTCCGGGAAGAGCACGTGCTGGCGGCGATCGCATCGGCAAGCGCAGGCCCGGTCGCTGAGGGCACAGTCGGGGCAGGCGTCGGAATGACGGCGTTTGGCTACAAGGGCGGCATCGGCACGTCCTCACGGGTCATGCCAGCTCACCTCGGCGGATGGACAGTCGGGGTGCTTGTGCTGGCCAACTTCGGCCGGCGTGGTCAGCTAGTTATCGACGGTGTCCCGATTGGACGAATACTCGCCGCCGAAGACGACGTGCCGGAGCGTGGCTCGATCATGATGATCGTCGCAACCGACGCACCCTTGCTGGATCGCGGGCTGCGACGACTGGCCCGCCGGGCAGGCATCGGGCTGGCGCGCACTGGCTCGATCGCGGGCAACGGGAGCGGCGACTACGTCATCGCCTTTTCGGCTTCGCCATCCGTGCGAATACCGTACGAGCCTCTGACGCCGACCATCCAGGTCGAGCTGATGATTGACACCGACAAGCCGATCGACGCGTTGTTTCAGGCGACGGTCGAGGCAACAGAGGAAGCGATCGTCAACGCGCTCTTCCGCGCAACGACAGTTGTCGGTCGCGATGGCAACACTCGCGAGGCGCTTCCAATCGAGCGTGTCACCGAGCTGCTCCGCGCGGCCGGCCGGCTCGACAATGGCCGTTGA
- a CDS encoding M48 family metallopeptidase: MSEAQRARDYSRTKDRLSLLGAFLSLLFGLAFVFSGLSRRLADRLLPAGGESLVQRLRFATILSGMTTLAGLPLRYYSSYTVEHRYGLSTQDRRSWISDMIKGSAMSLPLELGLVEGLYAVLRRWPRRWWLVVSAAVVPLSAAMSLLFPILIAPRFNRYEPLRDEALAARLRDLTARAGVPVADVMQMDMSRRTAKANAFFAGIGRTRRIVLADTMLATFNPEEIEGVVAHEAAHQVHRDIWRFIGLAGLTTVVTTATVSRLASEALRRRPGLVGTSSLSDPRSLPILGIAMSLAGVLLSPLQLGYSRRIERRADAYAIRLTGNPRAYADAMRKLASQNLADPNPPRAVVILLHSHPPLAERIAAAQAAEFNFVEGIEAG, from the coding sequence ATGAGCGAGGCGCAGCGCGCGCGTGATTACAGCAGAACGAAGGATCGCCTCAGTCTGCTCGGCGCTTTTCTGTCGCTGCTGTTCGGCCTGGCGTTCGTGTTCAGTGGGCTATCACGGAGACTGGCCGATCGGCTTCTCCCGGCGGGTGGCGAATCACTCGTTCAGCGATTGCGCTTTGCGACCATCCTGTCGGGTATGACGACCCTTGCCGGGTTGCCGCTGCGCTACTACAGCAGCTACACCGTCGAGCATCGCTATGGGCTGAGCACGCAGGATCGGCGATCGTGGATCTCTGACATGATCAAGGGTTCGGCGATGAGTCTGCCGTTGGAGCTCGGGCTGGTCGAGGGACTCTACGCTGTGCTGCGTCGCTGGCCACGCCGCTGGTGGCTCGTCGTATCGGCGGCGGTGGTCCCGCTGTCAGCCGCGATGTCGCTTCTGTTCCCGATTCTGATCGCGCCGCGTTTCAATCGGTACGAACCGTTGCGTGATGAGGCGCTTGCGGCGCGTCTGCGCGATCTGACGGCGCGGGCCGGTGTCCCGGTTGCGGACGTGATGCAGATGGACATGAGTCGTCGGACGGCGAAGGCCAACGCTTTCTTCGCCGGCATCGGCCGGACCCGGCGGATCGTGCTGGCCGATACGATGCTGGCGACGTTCAACCCCGAAGAGATCGAAGGGGTCGTCGCCCACGAAGCGGCTCATCAGGTGCACAGGGACATCTGGCGCTTCATCGGGCTGGCCGGGCTGACCACGGTGGTGACAACCGCGACGGTGAGTCGTCTTGCCAGCGAGGCGCTGCGGCGCCGGCCCGGCCTTGTCGGAACCAGCAGTCTGTCCGACCCACGTTCGCTGCCGATCCTCGGGATTGCGATGTCGCTGGCCGGCGTCCTGCTTTCGCCGCTCCAGCTTGGCTACAGCCGGAGGATCGAGCGGCGCGCGGACGCCTACGCCATTCGTCTGACCGGCAACCCGCGCGCCTATGCGGACGCGATGCGTAAGCTCGCGTCGCAGAATCTGGCCGATCCCAATCCCCCGCGCGCCGTGGTGATCCTGCTGCACTCACATCCACCGCTGGCCGAACGCATTGCGGCTGCCCAGGCTGCCGAGTTCAACTTCGTCGAGGGAATCGAAGCAGGTTGA